Proteins encoded within one genomic window of Citrobacter amalonaticus Y19:
- the mdtG gene encoding multidrug efflux MFS transporter MdtG: MSPSDTPINWKRNLTVAWLGCFLTGAAFSLVMPFLPLYVEQLGVTGHSALNMWSGLVFSITFLFSAFASPFWGGLADRKGRKIMLLRSALGMAIVMLLMGVAQNIWQFLVLRALLGLLGGFIPNANALIATQVPRNKSGWALGTLSTGGVSGALLGPLAGGLLADQYGLRPVFFITATVLLICFLLTLFFIRENFKPISKKEMLRVREVVATLKNPKLVLSLFVTTLIIQVATGSIAPILTLYVRELAGNVSNIAFISGMIASVPGVAALLSAPRLGKLGDRIGPEKILIVALILSVLLLIPMSFVQTPWQLAVLRFLLGAADGALLPAVQTLLVYNSTNQIAGRIFSYNQSFRDIGNVTGPLMGAAISANYGFRAVFLVTAGVVLFNAIYSWNSLRRRALSRTVG, encoded by the coding sequence ATGTCACCCTCTGATACACCCATCAACTGGAAACGTAATCTCACCGTCGCCTGGCTCGGCTGTTTCTTAACCGGTGCCGCATTCAGCCTGGTGATGCCGTTTTTACCGTTATACGTCGAACAACTCGGCGTGACGGGCCACAGCGCGCTCAATATGTGGTCCGGGCTGGTTTTCAGTATTACGTTTCTTTTCTCCGCTTTCGCCTCTCCCTTCTGGGGCGGACTCGCCGATCGCAAGGGCAGAAAGATCATGCTGCTGCGATCGGCACTGGGGATGGCGATAGTGATGCTGCTGATGGGCGTGGCACAGAACATCTGGCAGTTTCTGGTGCTGCGCGCGCTGCTCGGACTGCTGGGCGGATTTATCCCTAACGCCAACGCCCTGATCGCCACTCAGGTGCCGCGTAATAAAAGCGGCTGGGCGCTGGGAACGCTCTCTACCGGCGGCGTCAGCGGTGCGCTGCTCGGTCCGCTGGCGGGCGGCCTGCTCGCCGATCAGTACGGCCTGCGCCCGGTTTTCTTCATCACCGCAACGGTACTGCTGATCTGTTTTTTACTGACGCTGTTTTTTATTCGCGAGAACTTCAAGCCGATCAGCAAGAAAGAGATGCTACGCGTCCGGGAAGTGGTCGCCACGCTTAAAAACCCGAAACTGGTATTGAGTCTGTTTGTCACAACGCTGATTATTCAGGTGGCGACCGGTTCCATTGCGCCAATTCTGACGCTCTATGTGCGGGAACTGGCAGGTAACGTCAGCAATATTGCGTTTATTAGCGGGATGATTGCCTCCGTGCCCGGCGTCGCCGCGTTACTCAGCGCACCCAGGTTAGGCAAGCTGGGAGACCGCATCGGGCCGGAGAAAATCCTCATCGTCGCGCTGATCCTTTCTGTTCTGCTGCTGATCCCGATGTCCTTTGTTCAGACCCCGTGGCAACTGGCGGTGCTGCGTTTTTTACTGGGTGCTGCCGACGGCGCGCTGTTACCGGCGGTACAGACGCTGCTGGTCTATAACTCCACAAACCAAATCGCCGGACGCATCTTCAGTTACAACCAGTCGTTTCGCGATATTGGCAACGTGACCGGCCCACTTATGGGCGCAGCGATTTCCGCCAACTATGGCTTCCGCGCTGTCTTTCTGGTCACCGCCGGAGTGGTGCTGTTTAACGCCATTTATTCCTGGAACAGCCTGCGTCGCCGTGCCCTCTCACGAACCGTGGGATGA
- a CDS encoding Kdo(2)-lipid IV(A) acyltransferase: protein MTNLPKFSAALLHPRYWLTWLGIGSLWLVVQLPYPILYRLGHLLGHLAFRLMKRRTKIAYRNLELCFPEMSERERHAMVVKNFESVGMGLLETGMAWFWSDRRIARWTEVIGMEHIRDVQAQQRGILLVGLHFLTLELGARQFGLQEPGIGVYRPNDNPLLDWLQTWGRMRSNKSMLDRKDLKGMIKALKKGEVVWYAPDHDYGPRSSVFVPLFAVEQAATTSGTWMLARMSSACLVPFVPRRKPDGKGYQLIMLPPECSPPLDDAETTATWMNKIVEKCIMMAPEQYMWLHRRFKTRPAGVPSRY from the coding sequence ATGACGAATTTACCTAAGTTCTCCGCAGCATTACTGCATCCACGGTACTGGTTAACCTGGCTCGGTATTGGCTCACTTTGGTTGGTCGTCCAGTTGCCCTATCCGATACTCTATCGTCTTGGCCATTTGCTCGGCCACCTGGCGTTTCGTTTGATGAAGCGTCGGACAAAAATTGCGTATCGTAATCTCGAACTCTGTTTTCCCGAGATGAGCGAGCGTGAACGCCATGCGATGGTGGTCAAAAATTTTGAGTCTGTCGGTATGGGCCTGCTGGAAACCGGGATGGCCTGGTTCTGGTCCGATCGTCGCATCGCGCGCTGGACTGAAGTGATCGGCATGGAGCATATTCGTGACGTTCAGGCCCAGCAGCGCGGCATCTTGTTGGTGGGCCTGCACTTTTTGACCCTGGAACTTGGCGCGCGCCAGTTCGGTTTGCAGGAACCCGGCATCGGCGTTTATCGGCCAAATGATAATCCGCTGCTCGACTGGCTCCAGACCTGGGGACGTATGCGCTCCAACAAATCCATGCTCGATCGCAAAGATCTGAAAGGGATGATTAAGGCGCTGAAGAAAGGCGAAGTGGTCTGGTATGCGCCGGACCATGACTATGGCCCGCGCTCCAGCGTGTTCGTCCCGCTTTTTGCCGTTGAGCAGGCCGCCACCACTTCCGGCACCTGGATGCTCGCGCGGATGTCCAGCGCCTGCCTGGTGCCGTTTGTGCCGCGTCGCAAGCCCGATGGCAAAGGCTACCAGTTGATTATGTTACCGCCAGAGTGTTCACCGCCGCTGGACGACGCAGAAACCACGGCCACCTGGATGAACAAGATTGTGGAGAAGTGCATCATGATGGCGCCGGAACAGTACATGTGGCTGCACCGTCGCTTCAAAACGCGTCCTGCTGGCGTGCCTTCCCGCTATTAA
- a CDS encoding rhodanese-related sulfurtransferase yields MPVLHNRISNDALRARMLAETEPRTTISFYKYFTIADPQVTRDALYQKLTALNVFGRIYLAHEGINAQISVPQSQVAAFRQQLYAFDPALDGVRLNIALDDDGKSFWVLRMKVRERIVADGIEDPSFDASDVGDYLKAAEVNAMLDDPDALFIDMRNHYEYEVGHFENALEIPADTFREQLPKAVEMMQEHKDKKIVMYCTGGIRCEKASAWMKHNGFSKVWHIEGGIIEYARKAREQGLPVRFIGKNFVFDERMGERISEEVIAHCHQCGAPCDSHTNCKNDGCHLLFIQCPACAQKYNGCCSEICCEESALPEEEQRRLRAGRENGNKIFNKSRGRLNTKLGIPDPAE; encoded by the coding sequence ATGCCAGTGTTACATAACCGCATTTCCAATGACGCCCTCAGAGCCCGGATGTTGGCTGAAACTGAGCCGCGCACAACCATTTCATTCTATAAATATTTTACCATCGCAGACCCGCAGGTCACACGCGATGCGTTGTATCAAAAATTAACAGCGCTGAATGTTTTTGGCCGAATCTATTTGGCGCATGAAGGAATTAACGCCCAAATCAGTGTGCCGCAAAGTCAGGTTGCGGCGTTTCGCCAGCAGTTATATGCCTTTGATCCCGCCCTCGACGGCGTGCGTCTGAACATTGCGCTGGATGATGACGGGAAATCCTTCTGGGTGCTGCGGATGAAAGTGCGTGAGCGGATTGTGGCGGATGGTATTGAGGATCCAAGCTTTGACGCCAGCGATGTCGGCGATTATCTGAAGGCCGCCGAAGTGAACGCGATGCTCGACGACCCGGATGCGCTGTTCATCGATATGCGTAACCACTACGAATATGAAGTGGGCCATTTTGAGAATGCGCTGGAAATTCCGGCTGACACCTTCCGCGAGCAGTTGCCAAAAGCGGTCGAGATGATGCAGGAACACAAAGATAAAAAGATAGTGATGTACTGCACCGGTGGTATTCGCTGCGAAAAAGCCAGCGCCTGGATGAAGCATAACGGCTTTAGCAAAGTGTGGCACATTGAGGGCGGCATCATCGAATATGCGCGCAAGGCTCGTGAGCAGGGGTTACCGGTGCGTTTCATCGGCAAAAACTTTGTGTTTGATGAGCGCATGGGTGAGCGCATCTCAGAAGAGGTGATTGCCCATTGTCATCAATGCGGCGCGCCATGCGACAGCCACACCAATTGTAAGAATGACGGTTGCCATTTGCTGTTTATTCAGTGTCCGGCGTGTGCGCAAAAGTACAACGGCTGCTGTAGCGAGATCTGCTGCGAAGAAAGCGCGTTACCGGAAGAAGAGCAGCGCCGCCTTCGTGCGGGACGCGAGAACGGCAATAAGATCTTTAATAAGTCGCGTGGACGGTTGAACACGAAACTGGGGATTCCGGATCCCGCCGAGTAA
- a CDS encoding YceI family protein, translating to MKKSLLGLTLASLLFTTGSAVAADYKIDKEGQHAFVNFRIQHLGYSWLYGTFKDFDGTFTFDEKDPAADKVNVTINTGSVDTNHAERDKHLRSADFLNAAKFPQATFTSTSVKKDGDELDITGNLTLNGVTKPVTLEAKMIGQGDDPWGGKRAGFEAEGKIKLKDFNITTDLGPASQEVDLIISVEGVQQK from the coding sequence ATGAAAAAAAGCCTGCTGGGTTTAACTCTCGCCTCTTTGCTGTTCACCACCGGTTCCGCCGTCGCGGCGGATTATAAAATTGACAAAGAAGGACAACATGCCTTTGTTAATTTCCGCATTCAGCACCTGGGGTATAGCTGGTTATACGGGACGTTCAAAGACTTCGACGGCACCTTTACCTTTGATGAAAAGGATCCCGCGGCAGATAAAGTGAACGTGACCATCAACACCGGCAGCGTGGATACCAACCACGCCGAGCGTGACAAGCACCTGCGCAGCGCTGATTTCCTGAATGCGGCGAAATTCCCGCAGGCGACCTTTACCTCCACCAGCGTGAAGAAAGACGGTGACGAACTGGACATCACCGGGAACCTGACGCTTAACGGCGTGACGAAGCCGGTAACGCTGGAAGCGAAGATGATTGGTCAGGGAGACGATCCGTGGGGTGGTAAACGTGCTGGCTTCGAAGCCGAAGGTAAAATTAAGCTGAAGGACTTCAACATTACCACCGATCTGGGGCCTGCCTCGCAGGAAGTGGATTTGATCATCTCAGTGGAAGGCGTACAGCAGAAGTAA
- a CDS encoding cytochrome b: protein MQFLNTPQRYGFISALLHWLTALVVYGMFALGLWMVTLSYYDGWYHQGPELHKSIGVLLMMGLVVRVIWRLLSPPPKALKSYSVLTRAGATLGHLALYLLLFSIVISGYLISTADGKPVSVFGWFDVPATFADAAVQADLAGSVHLWLAWTVVILSVLHGLMAFKHHFIDKDDTLNRMLGKSSSDYGAQK, encoded by the coding sequence ATGCAGTTTTTAAATACTCCTCAACGGTATGGGTTTATTTCTGCCCTGCTTCACTGGCTAACCGCGTTGGTGGTTTACGGTATGTTTGCCCTCGGTCTCTGGATGGTGACGCTGAGCTATTACGACGGCTGGTATCACCAGGGACCCGAGCTGCATAAGAGCATTGGGGTCCTGTTAATGATGGGGCTGGTCGTGCGGGTCATCTGGCGTCTGCTCTCCCCACCGCCAAAGGCGCTGAAAAGCTATTCGGTCCTGACCCGAGCTGGCGCGACGCTAGGACATCTCGCGTTATACCTGCTGCTGTTTAGCATTGTCATTAGCGGTTACCTGATCTCGACGGCAGACGGCAAACCTGTCAGCGTTTTCGGCTGGTTTGACGTCCCGGCGACCTTCGCGGATGCCGCTGTTCAGGCCGATCTCGCCGGAAGCGTACACCTGTGGCTGGCCTGGACCGTGGTTATTCTTTCCGTTCTGCATGGCCTGATGGCCTTTAAACACCACTTTATTGATAAAGACGACACCCTGAATCGCATGTTGGGTAAGTCGTCATCTGACTATGGAGCTCAAAAATGA
- a CDS encoding YceO family protein codes for MRRLFLYLVNNIREHFMLYVILWSLLAILDVIYILFY; via the coding sequence ATGCGTCGTCTGTTTCTTTATCTGGTCAACAATATTCGCGAGCATTTTATGCTCTACGTTATTTTGTGGTCACTGCTGGCCATTCTTGATGTTATTTACATCCTGTTTTACTGA
- the solA gene encoding N-methyl-L-tryptophan oxidase has product MKYDLIIIGSGSVGAAAGYYATRAGLNVLMTDAHMPPHQQGSHHGDTRLIRHAYGEGEKYVPLVLRAQTLWDELSTHNEEPIFVRSGVINLGPADSPFLANVAHSAKQWQLNVEQLDAAAIMARWPEIRVPADYTGLFEADSGFLRSELAIKTWIRLAEEAGCAQLFNCPVTAIHHDDDGGVTVETADGEYSAKKALVSAGTWVQTLIPDLPIQPVRKVFAWYQADGRYSIKNKFPAFTGELPNGDQYYGFPAENDELKIGKHNGGQLIHSEAERKPFASVASDGSEAFPFLRNVLPGIGCCLHGAACTYDNSPDEDFIIDTLPGHDNTLIVTGLSGHGFKFASVLGEIAADFAQVKPSAFDLTPFRLSRFTA; this is encoded by the coding sequence ATGAAATACGACTTAATCATTATAGGCAGCGGGTCCGTTGGGGCAGCCGCAGGTTATTATGCCACTCGCGCCGGGTTAAACGTTCTGATGACCGATGCACATATGCCGCCGCATCAGCAGGGCAGCCATCACGGCGATACGCGACTGATACGCCACGCGTACGGTGAAGGTGAAAAATACGTTCCGCTGGTGCTGCGTGCGCAGACGCTGTGGGATGAACTCTCCACCCATAATGAAGAACCGATATTCGTACGCTCCGGCGTCATCAATCTTGGCCCAGCCGATTCCCCCTTCCTGGCGAACGTTGCGCACAGCGCAAAACAGTGGCAACTGAACGTTGAGCAACTCGATGCCGCCGCCATTATGGCGCGCTGGCCTGAAATTCGTGTCCCCGCAGACTACACCGGTCTGTTCGAAGCCGATTCCGGTTTTTTACGCAGCGAGCTGGCGATAAAAACCTGGATCCGTCTGGCTGAAGAAGCCGGATGCGCGCAACTCTTCAACTGTCCGGTGACGGCCATTCATCATGATGATGACGGCGGGGTCACCGTTGAAACGGCTGATGGTGAGTACAGCGCGAAGAAAGCGCTGGTGAGCGCCGGTACCTGGGTTCAGACCTTGATTCCCGATCTGCCAATCCAGCCGGTACGAAAAGTGTTTGCCTGGTATCAGGCCGATGGGCGCTATAGCATCAAGAATAAATTCCCGGCCTTCACCGGCGAACTGCCCAATGGCGATCAGTACTACGGTTTCCCGGCGGAGAACGACGAGCTTAAAATCGGTAAGCACAACGGCGGACAGCTTATCCATTCAGAAGCCGAACGCAAACCGTTTGCCAGTGTTGCCAGCGATGGATCCGAAGCGTTCCCGTTCCTGCGCAATGTCCTTCCAGGGATCGGCTGCTGTCTGCACGGCGCGGCCTGCACCTACGATAACTCGCCGGATGAAGACTTTATCATCGACACGCTGCCCGGCCATGACAACACGCTGATCGTGACCGGACTGAGTGGTCACGGCTTTAAATTTGCCTCGGTATTGGGTGAAATTGCCGCTGACTTTGCCCAGGTAAAACCATCCGCTTTTGACCTGACGCCATTCAGGCTCTCCCGATTTACGGCATAA
- the bssS gene encoding biofilm formation regulator BssS, protein MEKNNEVIQTHPLVGWDISTVDSYDALMLRLHYQTPNRPEPDGTEVGQTLWLTTDVARQFISILEAGIAKIESGDYQVNEYRRH, encoded by the coding sequence ATGGAAAAGAATAATGAAGTCATTCAGACTCATCCGCTTGTGGGATGGGACATCAGCACCGTAGATAGCTATGACGCGCTGATGCTGCGTTTGCACTACCAGACTCCGAATCGTCCTGAACCCGATGGTACGGAAGTCGGCCAAACGCTCTGGTTAACCACCGATGTTGCCAGACAATTTATTTCGATATTAGAAGCCGGCATTGCCAAAATCGAATCCGGCGATTACCAGGTCAATGAGTACCGTCGGCATTAA
- the dinI gene encoding DNA damage-inducible protein I, translated as MRIEVTIAKTSPLPAGAIDALAGELSRRITHHFPDNDGNVTVRYAAANNLSVIGATKEDKERISEILQETWESADDWFIKE; from the coding sequence ATGCGTATTGAAGTCACTATTGCTAAAACTTCACCTTTGCCTGCCGGTGCCATTGACGCCCTGGCAGGTGAACTCTCCCGCCGTATAACTCATCACTTTCCCGACAATGACGGTAACGTCACCGTTCGTTACGCCGCGGCGAATAATTTGTCCGTGATTGGTGCGACGAAAGAGGATAAAGAACGGATCAGCGAAATTCTCCAGGAAACCTGGGAAAGCGCCGACGACTGGTTCATTAAAGAATAA
- the pyrC gene encoding dihydroorotase, translating to MTAPSQVLKIRRPDDWHLHLRDGEMLKTVVPYTSDIYARAIVMPNLAPPITTVDAAIAYRQRILDAVPAGHIFTPLMTCYLTDTLDPAELERGFREGVFTAAKLYPANATTNSSHGVTSIDAIMPVLERMEKLGMPLLVHGEVTHADIDIFDREARFIETVMEPLRQRLPALKVVFEHITTKDAAEYVRDGNELLATTITPQHLMFNRNHMLVGGIRPHLYCLPILKRNVHQQALRELVASGFERAFLGTDSAPHARHRKESSCGCAGCFNAPTALASYASVFEEMDALAHFEAFCSLNGPRFYGLPVNETFIELVREEQQVPESIALTDDTLVPFLGGETVRWTIKK from the coding sequence ATGACTGCACCCTCCCAGGTTTTAAAGATCCGCCGCCCAGACGACTGGCACCTTCACCTTCGCGATGGCGAAATGTTAAAAACGGTCGTGCCGTACACCAGCGACATTTATGCACGTGCGATAGTGATGCCCAACCTGGCGCCACCGATCACCACGGTGGATGCGGCTATCGCCTATCGCCAGCGCATTCTTGATGCGGTCCCCGCCGGACACATCTTCACGCCGCTGATGACCTGCTATTTAACGGACACACTGGATCCTGCTGAACTGGAACGCGGCTTTCGCGAAGGCGTATTCACCGCAGCCAAACTCTATCCGGCGAATGCCACCACCAACTCCAGCCACGGCGTCACCTCCATTGATGCCATCATGCCGGTCCTTGAGCGTATGGAAAAACTCGGCATGCCGCTGTTGGTTCATGGCGAAGTCACCCACGCGGATATCGACATTTTTGACCGCGAAGCGCGTTTTATTGAGACGGTGATGGAGCCCCTGCGCCAGCGCCTGCCCGCGCTGAAAGTGGTCTTTGAGCACATCACCACCAAAGATGCGGCGGAGTATGTCCGTGACGGCAACGAGTTACTGGCGACGACGATCACGCCACAGCACCTGATGTTTAACCGTAACCACATGCTGGTTGGCGGGATTCGCCCGCACCTCTACTGTCTGCCGATCCTCAAGCGCAATGTGCACCAACAGGCGCTGCGAGAACTGGTTGCCAGCGGTTTTGAACGCGCCTTCCTCGGCACCGACTCCGCTCCGCACGCCCGTCATCGTAAAGAATCGAGCTGTGGCTGCGCGGGCTGCTTTAACGCGCCAACGGCGCTGGCGAGCTACGCAAGCGTATTTGAAGAGATGGATGCCCTGGCGCACTTTGAAGCCTTCTGTTCACTGAACGGTCCGCGATTCTACGGCCTGCCAGTGAATGAGACCTTCATTGAGCTGGTACGTGAAGAACAGCAGGTGCCGGAGAGCATCGCGCTGACCGACGATACGCTGGTGCCGTTCCTCGGGGGTGAAACGGTACGCTGGACGATTAAAAAGTAA
- a CDS encoding lipoprotein, whose product MKKIFFAAALIVGGLLTGCNQLTQYTVSEQEINQALEKRNNFAKDIGLPGVADAHIVLNNLSSQIGREEPNKVTLTGDANLDMNSLFGSQKATIKLKLKALPVFNKEKGAIFLQEMEVVDATVTPEKMQSVLQTLMPYLNQSLRNYFNQQPAYVLREDSSKGEALAKKYAKGIEVKPGEIIIPLTD is encoded by the coding sequence ATGAAGAAGATTTTTTTTGCTGCCGCATTGATAGTAGGCGGCCTGTTGACCGGCTGTAATCAGCTCACACAGTACACCGTAAGCGAACAAGAAATTAACCAGGCGCTCGAAAAGCGCAACAACTTTGCCAAAGATATCGGACTTCCGGGCGTTGCCGATGCGCATATCGTACTGAACAACCTCTCCAGCCAGATCGGGCGTGAAGAACCGAACAAAGTGACGCTGACCGGCGATGCAAACCTGGATATGAACTCACTGTTTGGCAGCCAGAAAGCGACCATCAAGCTGAAGCTGAAAGCGCTGCCGGTCTTTAATAAAGAAAAAGGGGCCATCTTCCTGCAGGAAATGGAAGTGGTGGATGCCACCGTGACGCCGGAAAAAATGCAGTCGGTGCTGCAAACCCTGATGCCCTATCTGAACCAGTCGCTGCGCAATTACTTTAACCAGCAACCGGCGTATGTCCTGCGTGAAGACAGCAGCAAAGGCGAAGCGCTGGCGAAAAAATATGCCAAAGGCATCGAAGTGAAACCGGGTGAAATTATCATCCCGCTCACTGATTAA
- the grxB gene encoding glutaredoxin 2 — MKLYIYDHCPFCIKARMIFGLKNIPVELNVLANDDDDTPTRMIGQKMVPILQKDDSRYLPESMDIVHYVDKLDGKPLLTGKKNPAIDEWLRKVNRYANHLLLPRFAQSAFDEFSTPSARKYFTEKKEAMIGSFADHLAHSAGLIKKISDDLRALDKLIVQPNGVNGELSEDDIQLFPLLRNLTLVAGINWPTRVADYRDNMAKQTQINLLSSMAI, encoded by the coding sequence GAATATCCCCGTCGAACTGAATGTCTTAGCCAATGACGATGACGACACCCCAACCCGGATGATTGGCCAGAAAATGGTGCCGATTCTGCAAAAAGACGACAGCCGCTATCTACCGGAAAGCATGGACATCGTCCATTACGTTGATAAGCTGGATGGCAAACCGCTGCTCACCGGCAAGAAGAATCCAGCCATTGACGAGTGGCTGCGCAAAGTGAACCGCTACGCCAATCACCTGCTGCTGCCGCGTTTTGCACAATCTGCGTTTGATGAATTTTCCACGCCTTCAGCGCGTAAATACTTTACTGAGAAGAAAGAGGCGATGATTGGCAGTTTTGCCGACCATCTGGCCCATTCCGCTGGCCTGATCAAAAAAATCAGTGACGATTTGCGCGCACTGGATAAGCTCATCGTGCAGCCTAATGGCGTGAACGGTGAACTTTCCGAAGATGATATCCAGTTATTTCCTCTGCTGCGTAATTTGACGCTGGTGGCCGGTATTAACTGGCCGACGCGCGTCGCTGACTATCGTGACAATATGGCGAAACAGACGCAGATCAATCTGTTATCATCAATGGCGATTTAA